The Phormidium yuhuli AB48 DNA window ATCGAACTCGATTATATCCAGGAGGACTTTTGCAGTCTCCTGGCCTCAATGGAAACTAGCGTCAGGCGCATTGTTGGCATCAGCCGCAGTTTACGCACCTTCTCCCGCAATGATGGCACCGCTCCCAGTCTCTTTGACCTGCGTGACGGCCTCGATAGTACTCTCTTGATTCTTAAACATCGCCTCAAGGCCAATGATTCTCGGCCGGCTATTGAGGTTGAGACAGACTATGAAAAAGACTTGCCCCTGATTGAATGCTTCCCGAGTCAGTTAAATCAGGTGTTTATGAATCTGATTGCCAATGCCATTGATGCCCTGGATGAAACGAATCGCGATCGCAGTTATGGAGACATTCAACAACAGCCCAATCGGATTCAAGTCAGAGCCTGGGCCCTCGGGGATGAGTGGCTGCAAGTTGCAATTGAGGATAACGGCTGTGGGATGTCTGAAACGGTGCAGAAGCAAGCCTTTGAACATCTGTTTACCACCAAGCCGGTCGGGGAGGGGACGGGGTTAGGCCTGTCAATTGTGCAGCAAATTCTCCAGACTCATCAGGCTACAATAACAGTGCGATCGCAGGTGGGACAAGGGACGACCTTTGAGATCACCTTTCCCCGCCGGCAAGAGGCTAAACTAGACCCATGAGTCTGACGGAACCTCCTTGTCTTAGGAATTGAGCATCATGCGGTTTAACATCAATGGTCTATCCCTTCTGATTGCCTTGGCCCTGGCGGGGTTGTGGGTGTTGGTATGGATTAAACCCACCGCCATCGGGTAGGCCCTCGGGGCTGAAATGGACCGAGGGCGCTACAATCAAAGAGCAAGAGCCGTTGAGTCATACCACGGCTCAAAATCATTGTCATGTTGACCCAGTCCCCCAGTTCCCTGGGGAGGCTCGGTGAGGAAGGGATGCTATTTTGGATGAGTTAAGAACAGCCCTAGAACTAGCCAGCGAGGATGAACTTCAGGGGTTAACCGACCTGTTATTTCGCCCTCGCTTCAATCCCCTTGATTATATGAAACCCGTAGACCCCTTAGAGCTACAAAGTCGCGATCGCCAAGGTTGGATTGATGCCCTCGAAGACCGCTTCCGCTTCTTGGCGGCCGATGGCATGACGGTCCTACGAGGGCAAAGTCAGGAAATTTCCTACCGCAGCGTCCTCATTCAAGTGTGTCACTATCTGCGCATTCCCTATTCCCAATCCCTCTCCACCACGGATTTAGAAGCGGAGATTTTTCTCCATCTCATGGGCCGGGCCTGGGATAAACTGCCGGCGGCTGAGCAAGAAGCCTTGATGATTCGGGTTCAGAAGTCCTTAGCTAAAAGTGATCTACCCCAACCGTTACCCCTTCATGTGCAACGAGATCCCATGGGTTGGTTACTCAAAGGGGGAAGTGCGATCGCCGTTAATTCCGTCTTGCGGCCCCTATTGCTCAATCAACTGGCCCGACAATTTGCCCTGGAGTTTGCCCGCCACCAACTCGCCCAGGAAACCCTTAAAGGTAGCGCTGCCGCTGCGGCTAAGGTGAAAGGCTATGTGGGGGTGCAAATGGCTCGGCGGGGGATGGCCAGCGCTACCGCCCGCTACACCGCCACTCGTTCCGTGTTTGCCTTTGTGGGGCCGGCTTTATGGGCTTGGTTCTTTGCTGATATCTGTTGGCGAGCTGTGGCCACTAACTATGCTCGCATTATCCCAACCGTCTTTGCCCTGGCCCAAATCCGCCTGACACGCCTAGAAACCTGCGAAATAGCCTACGGTTAACCCCTGGCGGCGGGTTCTCCGGCATGATAGGAACTACGGACCAGCGGGCCCGAGCGCACATGGGTAAACCCCATCTCATGGGCGATCTGGCCCAGGCGCTCAAAGGCTTCCGGGGGCCAATACTGCCGGACGGGGAGATGGTCTAGGGAGGGACGCATATATTGTCCCAGAGTTAGGCGATCGCAACCCACAGCCCGTAAATCAGCCATGGCTTCAATCAGTTCTGCCTCCTCTTCCCCATGACCTAACATTAAGCCCGACTTCGTGGGCAGGTTGGGATTAATCTGTTTAACATGGTGCAACACCGCCAGAGAGCGATCGTATTTCGCCCCCCGACGCACGGGCCCCTGTAAGCGACGTACCGTTTCCAAATTATGGTTGAAACAAGCCGGTTCAGCAGCCACAACTTG harbors:
- a CDS encoding YaaW family protein, producing MDELRTALELASEDELQGLTDLLFRPRFNPLDYMKPVDPLELQSRDRQGWIDALEDRFRFLAADGMTVLRGQSQEISYRSVLIQVCHYLRIPYSQSLSTTDLEAEIFLHLMGRAWDKLPAAEQEALMIRVQKSLAKSDLPQPLPLHVQRDPMGWLLKGGSAIAVNSVLRPLLLNQLARQFALEFARHQLAQETLKGSAAAAAKVKGYVGVQMARRGMASATARYTATRSVFAFVGPALWAWFFADICWRAVATNYARIIPTVFALAQIRLTRLETCEIAYG